A stretch of Bos taurus isolate L1 Dominette 01449 registration number 42190680 breed Hereford chromosome 5, ARS-UCD2.0, whole genome shotgun sequence DNA encodes these proteins:
- the LOC132345333 gene encoding dnaJ homolog subfamily C member 2-like, with protein MMEEVEKLCDRLELASLQCLNETLTSSTKEVGKAALEKQIEEINEQIRKEKEEAEASMRQASKNAEKSAGGGGNGSKHWSEDDLQLLIKAVNLFPAGTNSRWEVIANYMNIHSSSSGVKRTAKDVIGKAKSLQKLDPHQKDDINKKAFDKFQKEHGVLPQADNAAPSERFEGPCTDFTPWTTEEQKLLEQALKTYPVNTPERWEKIAEAVPGRTKKDCMKRYKELVEMVKAKKAAQEQVLNASRGKK; from the coding sequence ATGATGGAAGAAGTGGAAAAACTTTGTGATCGGCTTGAATTAGCAAGTTTACAGTGCTTGAATGAAACACTCACATCTTCTACTAAAGAAGTAGGAAAGGCTGCTCTGGAGAAACagatagaagaaataaatgagcaaattagaaaagagaaagaggaagctgaggctaGTATGCGACAAGCATCTAAGAATGCAGAGAAGTCAGCTGGCGGAGGTGGAAACGGAAGTAAACATTGGTCAGAAGATGATCTGCAATTACTCATTAAAGCTGTGAATCTCTTCCCTGCTGGAACAAATTCAAGATGGGAAGTTATTGCTAATTACATGAACAtacattcttcttcttctggagtTAAGAGAACCGCCAAAGATGTTATTGGCAAAGCAAAGAGCCTTCAAAAACTTGACCCTCATCAAAAGGATGACATAAACAAAAAGGCTTTTGATAAATTTCAGAAAGAACATGGTGTGTTGCCTCAGGCAGACAATGCAGCACCTTCAGAACGATTTGAAGGTCCATGCACAGATTTCACCCCTTGGACAACAGAAGAACAGAAGCTTTTGGAACAAGCTTTGAAAACATACCCAGTAAATACACCTGAAAGATGGGAAAAAATAGCAGAAGCAGTGCCTGGCAGGACAAAGAAGGACTGCATGAAACGATACAAGGAACTGGTTGAAATGGTAAAAGCAAAGAAAGCTGCACAAGAGCAAGTGCTGAATGCAAGTAGAGGCAAGAAATGA